A region of the Littorina saxatilis isolate snail1 linkage group LG12, US_GU_Lsax_2.0, whole genome shotgun sequence genome:
ACTCGTGCTGCTCAAAAAGATTGATTTGATATACCTGACAGACATAGACTAAGCGGAATTGCGACCTGCTCAATATCGATGTTCTTCACTAAACTGTTTTATCTTTCATTTTTACTTGTAGTTTCGTCACATGGGAACATTGAGTCATTGTGAGAAGTTGGGTCGTTGCTTCGACGAGAAAAGAAAGTGAAAATGATTGTGTCATCTGCACAAAAAAACTCCCACGAAGGATTCTACCGAACCTAAACTCCATAGACACTTTTACATGGTGTGACgacacactcactgacacaaAATCGTCCAGATGTCAGAGCTCCTGTGACGTCATGCCCACAGGCTTGTGTGACGTCACAACTATGACGCATGTGACGGACGTGACGGACGCTGAGCTGGAAAGAGAGTTTAGAGCGAAGGAAAAGGGAGAGGAGGAGAACATAGAAGAGGAGACAGCGGACGATAGCGGGGGGAATGCGGGAGGACCACCCTCCTCGGGCAGACCCAGCTCTTCCGACAGCTTGAAGACCAACTCGGCGTGTTCGGACCAGGTGGGTGGTCATTTCTTtcctccgtctgtctgtctgtatctccctccctgtgtgtgcgcgcgcgtgtgtgtgtgtgtgtgtgtgtgtgtgtgcgtgtgtgtgtgtgtgtgtgtgtgtgtgtgtgtgcgtgtgtgtgtgtgtgtgtgtgcgtgtgtgtgtgtgtgtgtgtgtgtgtgtgtgtgtgcgtgtgtgtgtgtgtgtgtgcgtgtgtgtgtgtgtgtgtgtgtgtatgtgtgtgtgtgtgtgtgtatgtgtgtgcgtgtgtgtgtatgtgtgtgcatgtgtgtgtgtgtgtgtgtgtgtatgtgtgtgtgtgtgtgtgtatgtgtgtgtgtgtgtgtatgtgtgtgcatgtgtgtgtgtgtgtgtgcgtgtgtgtgtgtgtgtgtgtgtgtgtgcgtgtgtgtgtgtgtgtgtgtgtgtgtgtgtgtgcgtgtgtgtgtgtgtgtgtgtgcgtgtgtgtgtgtgtgtgtgtgtgtatgtgtgtgcgtgtgtgtgtatgtgtgtgcgtgtgtgtgtatgtgtgtgtgtgtgtgtgtgtgtgtgtgtgtgtgtgtgtgtatgtgtgtgtgtgtgtgtgtgtgtgtgtgtgtgtgtgaatctgactgattgtctgtctgcctgtctgcctacctgcctgtctatctatctgtctgtctatctatatcTGTGAAAACAATGGATATGCACTTCCTCTTGACCGTCCTTGAAGGAACGCTGTAGACAAGGTCATAGCGGGGTGTTACCAGCATCAGCCTTTCTGTTGCcagtgaaaagaaaaacaaattgcaAAGAAGTACGAAGTCAAAGATTTCTCAACGAATTGAAAGATAAAATCCACAGGCAAGCAGTTCACATGTTAACATTTTCGGCTGCATATTTATTCTTAACAATTAGTGGGAATGTTTATACTTATACGGTGAAAATACCTGAGACGGTCGTCAGCTGGTATGAAgtagaaacagcaacaagaacaacaagaattaacaaacaaacaaacacaataacaaaagcaaaactaaaaaataacaaaataaaaataagaagaagtaagaaaaaatacaaaactgaaagaaaaagagatagaagacataaaaataagaaaaaaattatCGGCTagagctgttgttgttgatttgttgttgtttcttatgTCGGATGTGACGTAGAGCAGCACAAGAGATAAGAGTAGAGGGGAGACCTAATGAGGTCACCGACTTCTCCAGCAATGGCACTCATCACACACTTCTCGTCGCACGCAATACCCGATATAAACAAACCAAGTTGTTATTCACCCGGTGTGCGTAGCCAGCAATCACAACACTAATCTAAACAATTGATGAGCTCGGGGTTTGATCACacccagtccccccccccccccccccccccgttagTGCCTACAAACACGGCACTCATTTTACAATCAGTGTCACCACCCAGTCAATAATTGAGCGTGCCTGCGAGCAAGTGTGACCGCAAGTGTACCAAGCAGAAAGCAAGGCCCACAGACACGCTCGCGTTCCAGTGAAAGCGCTGTAATCCCAGAGTTTAGGCGGTGCTTGGGGGATTAGAGACAGCGGTGGGGTGTACTGGGGGAGTTATGCAAACAGCGGGCTGACACAGGGGGGTACTGCGGGGACACTGTTGAGAATCAGCATTGACTGTGTCCAAGGTAGTCCAGTGTTCAACTGTGTGCAAGGCAGTGTAACATTCAGAGTTGCTGGTACCAGGTTGATACTGTATTCAACGAAGTGAAAAGCAGTGCCAGTGTAACATTGAGGAGTTGTCGGTACCAGGTTGATACTGTATTCAACGAAGCGGTGAAAAGCAGTGCCAGTGTAACATTCAGAGTTGCTGGTACCAGGTTGATACTGTATTCAACGAAGTGAAAAGCAGGGCCAGTGTAATATAactttgaggagttgtcggtaCCGGGTTGTTACTTGTCATTCACTCGGGATTCTGTCAGCGACTGGAATCGTAACTGTATCAGGTAAATTCGCAGATTAAGTTTCACGTAGTGTCAgtaatcattttctgattctctTTCGTGTTTGTTTGATATGTTCTgctgagagaaaaaacaaacatccaGAAAGCAAGGAACTTTAAACACAGCAAGACTTCCGTCGTCATTTTCCGTGACGAAATTTCAGGGCTATTCTTTCTTTTGCCCCGTCATTGTTGTCCTCTTTGGCTGTTACGGGAATAGACTAGAGTAATTAATGCTATGTGAAATCATGGGGAGTGATGATCTTATCAATTTAGGAGAAACTAATTTTGTTGTGGCAGTTTTCTCATTTACTGAACGTCTATTTTTGACAGAAAGATATCACgaaatattttttgtttgtttctgtttgtcagAATCGTATAGCATTAAGTTGTTCACCCTCTCCTTGGACCGTTGTGTCACTGGGCGTGGCTTATCAGTGTGGTTTATCAGTGTGACCTATCAGTGTGGTTTATCAGTGTGGCTTATTGTGGTTTATCAGTGTAGCTTATTGTGGTTTATCAGTGTGGTTTATCATTGTGGTTTATCATTGTGGTTTATCATTGTGGCTTATCAGAGTGGTTTACAAGTGTGGTTTATCCGTGTGGTTTATCAGTCACGTGTGGCTTATCATTGTGGTTTATCAGTGTGGTTTATCAGTGTGGTTTATCAGTGTGGTTTATCAGAGTGGCTTATCAGTGTGGTTTATCAGTGTGGTTTATCAGTGTGGTTTATCAGAGTGGCTTATCAGTGAGGTTTACCAGTGTGGTTTATCAGTGTGTGATTTATCAGTGTGGTTTATCAGTGTGTGATTTATCAGTGTGGTTTATCAGTGTGTGATTTATCAGTGTGGTTTATCAGTGTGTGATTTATCAGTGTGGTTCATCAGTGTGTGATTTATCAGTGTGGTTTATcagtgtgtgacggtgtgtgcagAATTTTGAGGACACGTGCAGCAGTAGTGAGAGAAAGACGATGCCGACGGTCAAGGACGAGGGCAAGAGGAAGAAAGGTCAAAGTCACGCCTCCATCTGGCAGTCGGTCAAGCGCGCCGGGGGAGAGGTGAGACACTGATGTCATTTGTTACAGGGGGCTCTGGAATTTTATCTTTTCAACATTTGTTTGGTCAGAAATGAATATGTAAAATATCTTTGTAATAGCCCAATACCCCGCAGCACGGAAATCGCTCACACTTTCACGTGAAACACGTACTGAAACTGACAAGCcagtaaatgtaaaaacaaacaaacaaccaaaaacaGACAATATAGGAaactaaccacacacacacacacacacatatctctcACGCTAGGCCCTATTTATCAACCTCAACCAACATTGGAAGTAAAACAACCAACCCAACAACTAACCAGCCTTTCAGTAGCACTTTTGTGCGTTGCAGCGAGACGCGTTAACAACCACATTGTAAAGAAGAGTGCAGCGGTAGTCTCGCACCGTGTGTTTGTCTCACCTACATACATCAGTGTCAATAGTTACGTGTCTTTCATCTCACGCGTGAAGGGCATTGACACTACTGGAACACACTAGGCGTGCCGAAAGCATTTATAGCATTCTTAGTTGGACTGAACCCCACTTTTCCATGATCAAAGACACACTCAGCTTAATTTGTAGCGTTCTGATAGGTATTATACGTTTGGCTATTTTGGACGCTAGAACTAGTAGAAGTGTTTACTCGCATTTTTGTGCCGACCCTCTTTGACATGTGAATGAGTGTTTGTTGGAGACATGTGTTATGTTTGTGACTGGCGCTAGGTGACTTTGACATCGAATAAACGGTCGTGAATATGTAGAGCACTTTGACGATTATTGTCAACTGATTTTAAACGACATTTTGTGCTAGCCGGCAAAGGTGCTGCTCGAGAATGACTGTGTCCCTGATATTTTAGCCTTTTTTTTGTGTCTCCCTGTGTGCGCACCTACAGCGTTTAGTTCTTGCAAAAATCACGTATATCTACGATATTTGGCATTCAAACGGTACTggaatttgatttaaaaaaaatgtgtacagCGTTTTAGTTCTTGCAAAAATCACGTATATATTACGATATTTGGCATTCAAACGGTACTggaatttgatttaaaaaaaatgtgtacagCGTTTAGTTCTTGCAAAAATCACGTATATCTACGATATTTGGCATTCAAACGGTACTggaatttgatttaaaaaaaccgacaacaaacaaaacaacaaacatcaAAAGCTGTCGATCGATAGAATTATACACgcctttttatttaaatttcaTTCTATTTTATTATTCTGTTTACTTCTCCAACAGATAGAACTCATAACTTGGTTAGGTAAATGGGAAGAGAGCATGTTTACACTTCCCACCGCTAAAACTTCCCACCAACACTTCCCACCGTTAAAACTTCCCACCAACACTTCCCACCGTTAACATTTCCTATCAACATTTCCTACCGCTAAAACATGAGCACACAAAGCGGTTATGCAGGGCGTTCATGTTGATTCCGACATCGGTCACTTGACATCTCCATTGCAGAAGTGTAGCTGCTTTTCAATCCAGCATACATATAGGTATGTacacacatagacatagacGGACAGAAAGCTACACACccatttaaatatatatatacagacacacacgcgcacatgcactcatacgcacgcacgcacgcccacacacgcacgcacgcacgcccacacacgcacgcacgcacgcacgcccacacgcacacacacacaagcctacgcacagacagacacaaacagaggaACAGTCAAACAGCAagccagacacagacagactcacagacacactgacacatactctctctctctctctctctttcaacgagggctggatgtaaaaaagcatagtcttgtcttgtcttgtctctccccccccctcccaccccgcCCTGCCCCATCCCCATCCCGCTCTTTTGTGGAGAAGCAGGTGAAAGCGGTtatccaaataattatgaaGAATACACAATTTTGTCTCCGTAGGTCCTAGATTAGCATATGGTTAATTTAATGTTACATCAATGTCAGTCAAATGGTGATTCTTGGTACTCATGAAAGTAAATTTCAACCTTGAACAAAAGAATTAACCAAATGAATTCTGTCCTCACAGCTGAATCAGGACACGCGGAAGATGTTCCGCTTTATTGGCCGGAAGCTGAACAGCCGCCATGGTCCTCGCGAAACCAAGGTCAAGGAGATTCATATACTTCCGGGTGAGGATGATGCCGACCGGATGTGGGCCAGGCGCATCGCCGGAAGTGCCAACAGTCATTCCAGTAGTGGGTCTGAAGCCACCACGTGAACATTGGCCAATGACGTTTGACTTGAGACGTGTGCTTATgtgtgtgaaggggggggggggggtcaatacCCAGCAGACATTCCGACGAGATGCTGTTGTGCGATGGATGTGGACATTCTTTCACAGCTGAAGGACTGTTCTCAACATTGTCACTGTTCAGTAATGACGTGCAAAGGTCAGTGTGCAACGCTGCTGGTCATAGAGTGTCAGGTTCTGACGATGATCATGAAAGGCCAAGTTTTGTTCCCATGAGGAAAATTAAAACCCTCTCTTGGAAGATTCTACAATCTAAAAAAACGGACTCTTTAATTCATTTCCAAATAAACCTCAGGTTTACATAAGATTTTGGCCACCAATCATTGTACCGTGACAGCAATTTGTTCAGGTGTTCCAAGAACAATAAGTAcagtaaattaaaaaaaaacagcaccaccaacaccaccaaaaacaacaacaaagaagatTGCAAGCCAACACCCGGCAAATGATTACACGCAGCTCTCATTGTTTCCGTGTGACGGGTAGGCCAGCAAGGATGAAGTTAGACATTGGAGACATAACTCACTGTCAACCGTGTTTTGGGACAGATGACAAGTTGAAGGTTGAAACAATTAGAGTAACAAATGCTCTTACATCACTGCTGAGACTAGAATGTTGTTCCCTTGTTTCAAAAACGAtattaatttttcaattttttcatttttgttttttttgtgtgttttttttgttttaagatCCTTAGGCGTATTAATTTCCTGACCAAATGTTGCATTTATTTTTTGTCGAAATCACAAACCAAATTATTGTTTTATGTAAAACGGGGCTGCAATTCAACATCTAGGCAACTTTTGTGTATACTGATTAATTTATAAATGTGTGTAAGATTATGGTCTATTGTGTTTAGAACGGGTGTCTGTGATTATGACAGATATTTTACAAGTTCCATAATATTATTGATGAACCATTTAATTTTGTGTTTGCTACTTGTACAACTAGGTATGGGAACTCGACACGTCAGTATTGTGTTCGGAAGCGTGTTTTGGGTTCAGAGAAAAAGACAGTATTGTGTTCTGAAGGGTGTTTTACGTTCTCACACAAAAAAGACGCGCAGGTGAAAGTACTTCCTTCAGTTCTTGCATTATTCATGCTTGTACAGTACAGCCGCGTCCTAGGTTGCTCGCTGTTTCGAGATGTGCCCATAGTGGGTACAgcaattgagagagagagagagagagagagagagagagagagagagagagagagagagagagagagagagagagagagagagagagagagagagagagagagagagagagagagagagagagagatggatggatgttttattgttctaatcaatgagttgattttgacaattttcagacaaatgaaattggtgcataaaacgaaattaataagggtgagatacattgggctttaaacatagcctacacatgcaaataagtgaggcaaaataaagaaagagcctgccaaatgttgagacataatcatgaaaacatagcttggaaagatgatataacttaagcaaacattgtcaaacgacaccaagacacatacacagatatacacgtacagacaaggacacgggcacacacacacacatacagatacacacgtgtgtgggcacacacacagcaaattatatgcaaatatacacatctgaagcagtcattaaatgagagagagagcgagagagagagagagagagagagagagagagagagagagagagagagagagagagagagagagagagagagagagagagagagagagagagagagagagagagcataacGTCAATGTTAAGCGCGCTGAAAATCCGTGTTTGTCTTGATATTTTTTATGAACTGACCTTCGTGACATTGTCACCAAACAAATAGGAAGTGACAGCTAAACTGTGAACAACCAAACAGAAGAAAGATGAAAGCAGAAAAGCGCTTACGCTACGGCCGCATAGAGTATACATTTATGTTGTGAAGGGGGAGGTTTGGGCTGTAAACACCGTTTACAAAAATGCTGGCAGAGGTCCATACTTGAATGGAAATCTGCTGTTGATACCGCCATGTTTCACATACTACAATGCCGCTCTTCG
Encoded here:
- the LOC138981369 gene encoding uncharacterized protein, which encodes MPTGLCDVTTMTHVTDVTDAELEREFRAKEKGEEENIEEETADDSGGNAGGPPSSGRPSSSDSLKTNSACSDQNFEDTCSSSERKTMPTVKDEGKRKKGQSHASIWQSVKRAGGELNQDTRKMFRFIGRKLNSRHGPRETKVKEIHILPGEDDADRMWARRIAGSANSHSSSGSEATT